One Eurosta solidaginis isolate ZX-2024a chromosome 1, ASM4086904v1, whole genome shotgun sequence genomic window, CGGAAGGCGAATGGAGACAAACGCATATTGAAAAAAAGTTGTTTTGAGAAgaaattatcaattattattttaaatatactGATATCATTACATTTGCAAGCTTTCAATACACACTTAACACGTTTCCAATTGAATTAATATCAGCTAAATCGACGATATCCCCAGGATCTTCACGTATGGAAGTACATACTGCTTTTgcgtttttctttctttttatcaGACTTATCATGCGCGCCATCTTCGATATCCATATCTTCGGGTAAATCAGAATCTGAATCTGCTAGAATGTCATCAATGCTGCAAGGAGATAATTTTCTTTAGTATGCGTTTAACTCAAGCCTTACAAAAATAAACTTACGTTACGCTCTTCTTTTCCAGCACCGCAACAAATTCGTCTTCAGAATCTTCATCATCGTTCTTATCCTTCTCATTCAACTGTTTTCTATTTTCACGTCGCATTTGCTTCCGTATTTTCTTGAGATGTCGATGCGTTACTTCAACATCGCCTGGTacaaatttaattaattcttcagcAGTGAAACGTTTGCAAACTTTTTCAACAAATGACCAATTTGTATTCGACAAAAACGTTTGATGTCTTAGGCTATAACTGACCTTGATTTaatcttaaattaaaaaaaaagaaatgtaatgAAACGTGTCAAGCAATCCTGTAAGATATTTACAATTGTCTCCGAATGATTTGCAACCAATGGAGATggcattatttttataaatgttaTTAAAAACGTTACAGCTGCTTCGGCGTGTCACCGTACTTCTTGTACCAAAAATACTAAAATTTGCTCCATAAGAAATTCTAACGTGGTAATTGTTAGATTTTAGCCTTGTTGTTGCACAACAGGACGGAAATCTAATATAGTATTTGTAATAAGCGATTCATCGCCCGCAAAGCCAACTGTCAGTATATCAATAAAGTCATTCAGCTTACCAGCTTCCTATAGTAGTATTTTAAAGTATTGTCTATAATCATAATGTTGAAATTAAGATCTCATGTAAACATACCTGATATAAATTAACTAGAATTGTGATAAGTTCTTCAGATATATTTTATCTACGGGTTGAGAATTCCTTTGCATTgcaaaatgtatgcaaatacgttaatgttgaaaattgtaaaaaagagTTGATAAATACCTATagtaaaattaataatacaaatagttacttgtcagatattttaactggaaataaagctaaatgtaaaaaaattaaagaaggcaATAAACAAATAGATGAAATAAAACAAGGTGCTATATTAGTTTCAGGGAAGCATATTATTGATAATCAGTAAATAGATGGAATTTATTCAGTTACATTTGAAAATCACACAAATATTGATACTGTTACATATGAAAATACAGATTCAAAAATTTGGCAGTATTTCAGGAATATTaaagtaagtaattttgaaaatgtAGATTATATTGAGTTAAAAgactataatttaaaatttgaaaacactAATTTGATCAACTATGCAAAAAATGAAATACAATCACACCCTGTATATTGGATTGCTATTGTATTAAgatgtattataattataatatatatattttttaagatcaacaaagtggttgagagatggaaaataaatagacagtcaataaaacaagaggaaatttttaatgaattaaccgttaaaattaatcaacttacaaacaaaattacagaatcggggcgattctcttaaagaaaggggggagttaacagtacacttcccacagtgcccttatggcaattataaacaaatattccatttctcaagccaTTGGCGtttcattaaataattataaacaaattaaacaaatattacatttctcaagccactggcatttccttaaatgtttataaacaaattaaacaaatattatatttctcaagccacaggcatttcattaaataaatattccatttctcacgcatcggttttcattAGCAAATACGATGCAatgcttatattgtaaatattaaattaagttataaataagagcaattgtgaaaaataaagtcagtttggtgtctgagtttggtgtcaatgttatattctgtaactaaccatacaaaattcttattattttttaaaaacccatCCTAAAGTAGGAGGTCGATAATTTGCAGGCGCCTCCAACGGAGTGAGTAACACGGTGAGTGACAATATTGTAAATTGGGAGAAGTATATACGtacgtatgaatgtatgtacatatattgccagTCAAATCCTAGTCTTCAAAAATTAGAAGAGGAATTGGCGACGACAAAAGAAATCGgaataatatatgtgcatgcacaaAACCTCACAAACAtgcatttacatttacatacttTTTTTGACATACATATTAATTCCTTATTTCTTCGATGACTTACTTTTGCTTtgagcaaaattgattttgtATTTACTTGTGTGATTGCGTTatgtcagggattagggttttaaaatttttggtttactaATTTTTTGCACTGAGCTTGAATTTCGTATCTTTAGATTGTAAGAGTCTAGTTGGTAGGATAATGCATTAGGGTGGTTAGCAAATTTTTTTACTAGTATAAGAAATATCACCtctcgatttttttttgtttttttttttactaaaaattgtattaaatataagtgaattgaattgaaaacttattttatcattttgttttgcttctttttgaaatttaattttaagcggGTTTTTTTTCTGCTAACATTTTTTGCATTCCATAGGATAGATATTTCTAGGGTATAGTCCTAAGCAATAAttgaattgttaataaaatttaagaatGTTTGGATGAAAACCAAGCTTTTACTAATGCAGGGCTAGGTCATGAACTTTTGGTGTTggtgcgggtgaggtcggtggtgcaataccccgcccaagacgacgagctagcctgggcccgcagccatacctgcttgccgccgctcctcactaccctaacagtcagccacgtagcagcttataaaaaataagccttagccggtccaacaccggcttcgcgaacGACAGTATTTCTGATTAGAACACTTTTCCTCTAAAGCGTGTAAAATCAGACGAATTTTTGCAATGAAGACGAACCAGCTGCACCATAAAATAATAATAGGGGCAAGACCCCAGAACCCTATTACTACTACTACTGTTAATTTGTGGAAATGGATATGGTAAGACCGCACTTATTCTGCTTGGtcttttttagatgtggcagcacagatttgtaatgtcataaaatatatatacgtatacacttataaaagttgtatagaaatttgcaaactttaacaataaataacttttaaattgtaGGTTTGCGCACTTtagcatatatatatttgttctcaggagaactccctctttcatttgataccaagtttaacccagAACTCGGgtggtgctaaactaaatcgctgccgaaATTGAAAACAAGAATTTTAAGTGACTTGCTTCCCAACACGCACAATTGATGCACCAATCAAACATAAGCACTAAAATGTGAATAGTTTGCACTGGATGATctcaattaattaataatatttaagatTGGTATTTTCGCAGTAAAACATGTCCAATGCACTTCTTTTTcactaataatatttttaaaatcgaaaatatCACTTACTCCTTCCACTCATTTTGTTGAAACCGAAAAGTGGCAAAATAAATTCGCGTAAATTAAGAAAACGGTAAACCAAATATCGGTGTATTGCAAGAAGATACATTAGAAATAATCAGTATAATAGATACACATGATTTTTTCTTCATATGTGAAAAAACTGAAACTTGAAACTTACCCGCACAATTGATGCACCACGGTCTGAAAGGGATAACACACCTTAGGGCGAGACCACTAGTCTTAATGACTGATAAATGCAACCATGTATGTATACGTGAAGAAAAAATCCTGATGgtactttaaaaacaaaaacggccATTGTCTTTGTGAAATACACCTAGAGGCGGGGGGTTTCGTACACATTTTTAGACATTTAGTCGAAAAATTTTAGACTGCGGCATAAAATTAGCACATTTGTAGATGCTGTTATAAGGAAGAAGCATTTGGAACCAATTAATTgtagaaaaattagcaaaacaaaaaatatccTTATGCAAAGCCCAAGTGTGCAACTTACACCTGCGCATATAGTAAATACCCCTAACTTTGCTCGGaaccaaaaatttgtaaaaattaaaaattgtgattccttcaaaaagttgtgttgcCACATTTCAGCGCGGTTTCTCAGAAAAAGAGCTATGTTGCCACTTTTCCCTTCAACATCTTCtactttgttgttttattttcgcATTTTTGTTGAAGGttgagaagaaaacttttctgatGGCAATTGCAATCATAGTTATGAAAGACTTTTTTATTTCGTGTAGTCTGGATGGCGCCAATGAATATATGTAgctctttttatattttcagatGACTGATTTGATCGGTGATTACCTTCTGCTCTGCACAGAATGTTTTATTTTTgtctgtacatacatacatatataggtatgtatatgtatatgttttttcgATGTTTTTAGTAGCTTGGTTGCAAAGGTGTGGGAACGGGTTGTTGGATGAAGCTTTGTTTGCGCGcgtgcatatatatacatatgtatgtatgtatattcatgaATACAGATCAGCTGGTTTCCACGTTTGAATATGAAAACAAACGTATGAATTGGTTTTGTCTTGTTTCAACcaccatatatacatatgtatgtatggatatattaTATGTGAAAATGCAATTTCTGCATACAATAATTTTGGTAAAGTTCCTTGTTTGCCTCTTTtgacttgtatgtacatgagtaaatgatgattgatttgtttacgtatatacaaGTGGCTGCTAAGTATCgaattagggatgctagtatcacttagtgatgtgaatattcgtcacagtatgtttaTAAACATAGCTACATACGTCCTCTAACAACTCCATCCCTTGCCAAtgctgtatatgtacatatgtaaccaTGTGATAGCCATATGTGTACAAGTATATTTGTAGATTGTAGTCTCTGgcatatccatatgcgtgtgtatatgtgagtactactttggCTGATGGTGTATATCACTCTGTTgtcttgtatgtacatgtgtaaatgatgattgatttgtttacgtacatacaagtggctgctaAGTATCgaattagggatgctagtatcacttagtgatgtgaatattcgtcacagtatgtttaTAAACATAGCTACATACGTCCTCTAACAACTCCATCCCTTGCCAAtgctgtatatgtacatatgtaaccaTGGATATGCCAGAGACTACaatctacaaatatacatgtacacataTGGCTATTAactaagcatgaagttcgcgaagttacaagaccttaagagaaattggtgaacgaggcaacagagagtaaaaAAGCAGCGAAATCTGAGTAATCAGTAAGCAGTTTTGAATTAAACACGTAATTGGTTGTGAactaagagttattgtgaagtactctcaaagtagtctaataaagaacattttgcattattgaaaattggagttatttattcaacagtttagcgatttgaacgttagcagtaggtttgaaataagcggaaattccctaaatttgttacaattggtgtcagaagaggaattgttgaagaaattccgaagattgcgaatacaacttggacatggaaaagttgagtgaattgaagatccagcaactggaggaggagttggaagcccgtcgATTGGCTACTACTGGCACTAAATCCGAGCTACCAAAGCGACTAagggtagctatggtatttgaacgAATCAATgctgacgagtatgtctttcattctgatagcgacaagacaacaacaaaaatggaagaaaaaaacgaaacaccgcagacagtgacaaGCACACATtttaacatgatattggctgcctTGATCGTCAATACATTATAGCGAGCAGACGTGAAAAACTTGTACACATTTTCTGAGCAGGAAAATtgtggtaaaatattttaaaaaattaataaaaagttgtgCCAAATAAAGTGTTTTGTGCGCGCTTCACAAAATGTATCAAATAATGTAATAATACGTTATTGAATTCCTAATATAATAAGAATTAACTTTGAGAAAAAAGActctaaaattttatttaataaacaaatttaaacacatacatatactaaCAAACGGAAAAGTAAATCGAAATAAGGCAAAAGCAAAATGAGTATTTGCGCGAAATGTAATCACTCTATAAGAGGAGAGACAGGTATACGATGCGAGGGTGTGTGTAATAAAGTGTACCATTTAAGCCTTGCATGTGTTGATAAATatagttctaaaatttttgaggAAAACCCTATGGCACGATTTATGTGTGATGAATGTGTTACATATATTCAGAATGTAGACTTGGTGCTACAAGAAATGCAAATGAGTGTGAAgaaaaacaacgcaatattaaatgagtataaatatgagtttgaaGAGGTGATGAAGAAAAGCCAAAATGAAACAAAAGCTTTATTGGAAGCTGTAGAGGGTCGATATACAATGGAAAGATCGcaaaagctttttgaaaaaaaaaattggtgagatAAAAAGCGTATATGAAATGATAGAAGAAgtcaaaaataaaactgaaataattgGTAAAGACAACGAAAAGGTATGTAATGAAAGAAAGAAAATCAGTAGCAATAATAGGCGCATTCTATTCCAAGCAAGTCTGAAAAGAACACTCGCTTATTCATCGAATTACATTCAAAGCAATAACACTAACTCGCTTATTTTATCTACTCCTCGTGAAGTCGGCTAATCAATAAGCAACTTGAAAGGTAATGTTGAAAGTAGAAAAAACGGTTCTATAGTGAATGAAGTCCTAAAACACATCAgggaaattttttgacatatatAGCTCACTCAAAAAgcgcaaaacaaaagaaaacagaaattgtgaaaatatttaattttatattaataatacACCACAAGCCAAGCATTTCTTTGGTGGAGAAACATTATTTCTGTTCTATACATGTTATAATACGTCGGTCGCTATTGTCGTGTAAACATGGtatcagaaaattttaaaaaacgtcTTATGGCGGGTAACATTAAGGCTTTACTAGACAACTGCATCAAGCTGCTTCCTAAGGAAAAATATCCACAGATTATTACTTCATCTCATTATATATTATGTGATTTGTATGTGCCTGCTGGTATAGATCCAAAAGCGCCTAAATTTGATAACTCTGATTTTGATTCCGGTACGCAGTCAGTATATGAAGAGGATGAAGATGAAGATCTGGGCGGCGATGATAACTTCAATTTGAATGATGTACAACATGATTCGAGTAAAAGTGTTGAACATAGTAGCAATGTAGCAGTCAAACAGATTTGCGATACACTGAAGGAGTTCAATTTGGATGTAAAAAACGACAAACGTCAACCACATACACCATCTCATTACAAGCCGGTACAGAAGATCGGTGCCGTATATCCCTGGAGCACATTAGTGCGGGTATTCcttgtttaaaattttgcaattcaAATGAGGAAAAGTTTATCAAAGAGAGTGAAATGCGTGCTACGGATGAAATCCAAAGAATATTGCGTATAGCAACGAAATTTAATATGGAGCTTTTTGGCTCGTGGAATGTTCATTTAAAGTTGATCCTGCTAGGGAAGGCATGTCTTACATATGTATGCCACATACGCggaacattattattattattattattatttattattattttatttattacggccaaaaaagcctaattcattgtatagtacaatttacaaaattcataattgtttcttaaaactatttcattcaaaagaaatgagtaaatttattgtttaactagtattaaatatttaaatttttacaatatagaaatagtttttctttaaacttaacaacattttcacagtcttttatctctgctggtagttcattatacattttatagcctacgtattctaaggtcttttttgcgaactcggttcttactttggACAGTTCtaaatttctgctactcctagttccatagttatggatctcatgattgtactgtatcctatcacccagataatttggtaacattccctgtgttatgtaatgtataaacttcaaagagtaataacagattaattgtttaatactaagccaatttaacataggaagcataatactttttgatgttctataagagcattttagtatcaaacgcattgctttgttttgctgtatttggatcttattaattaacgtatcatttgttactagtagtattgatgggcagtaaataaaatgtggttctacaattgatctatatactaatattttgtgatgttggctaatatgcttacatgttcgatacataaatcctattttctgtgcaatctTCCTCTCTAAATGATTCATGTGTTCTGTGAAATTTAGTTTTTCGTCAATTATTACACCTAGGTTTGatctactctttcaattgcattggattttattttcagactagattggattaagttattatggttcttgttaaatatcatatacttagttttatcaaCATTAAGCTTTAGCTTTCTACTGCGTAGccacttaaataaattatttaagtcttcttgtattttcatgacagcgcaatctaaatttttgtcactaatgctaactaatgcatcatccgcaaaaagaattattttacaaattctcaAGCAAGTCTTTATATCATTGATGgaaattataaacaatatcggagcaagtactgagccttgtggcagcccaatattaacatcaacaaccaatgaaactgcgtctccaattaccgtcctctgctttctgttactcaggtaactacgaaaccattccaaagcttttcccttgatcccaattttatccattaacttcagcaattcatttcgaTCGATTGTTTCAAACGCCCTCTTTAAGTCTAAGAAGCAAGATACTACTACCTTTTTATCAGCAACAGCCTCTTTCCACTCTGAAATTATCATATTCAATGCTGTTTCGCAGGAGTGGCCTTTCCTGAAGCCTGATTGCTCTGGTAGGATTATATTATGATCGTCTAGGTATGCTACTAGTTGCTTTTTcaccactgtttccataattttttcatcaataggtagggtattaatcgaacgcagctcgtcaggtttcattgtattttttacttttgccactGGTATTATTGTGGATATCTGCCAGCAGCTGGGAACAATGCCACTATCAAACGATTCGTTTATAATGTCCTTATATAAGTGTGTAATGTACACCATAGAGTCCTTGATAACACCCTCTGACAATATGTTTTTActgccatatttgtttttaaatgattttgttatgTTCATTATATCTTCTAACTCGATACTGGTGGGCTCAAATGTTGCTACCGAGTTGGTTGTTTCACTTTCATCAACAAGTTCAATTGTTTCAATACTATCATTGATTTGAATTATGCTCTGAACAAAGTAACAATTCAAGACATTAGCTATATCGTTGCTATTTTCTAGACATTCACCGTTAAATACTATATTATATAATAACGAGATCCATAGCTATGGAactagatactgcaataatataagactgcctagagtaagaacagagTTCGCAAAGAAAACTTTAGAATACACtgggtacaaaatgtacaatgaactacctactgagataaaagactgtgaaaatattatcaagtttaaagtaaaattatttttatgttgtaaaacacttaatatttaatgaaacaaatgtttaattaacatcaactaggtcttaaagaccgtaataaagaaatataataataataataatataatgtaagtatgtatgcttaaggtagatatgcatgtaagtatgaaTGCttaaatgtaagtatgtatgaagaatatgtttagaataatttaataaaaataagctgaaatatttgaataaagattcattcagaATTCGCTCACTGAAGTAAAAACTCATTTATCtgcatttaatattttataattctagagtcacgcctggtccacctttatggcgatatctcgaaaaggcgtcgacctatagaactaaggcccactcctttttaaaatactcattaacacctttcatttgatacccatatcgtacaaacaaattctagagtcagtcctggtccacctttatggcgatatctccaagaggcgtccacctaaagaactaagcccacgccttttaaaattctcattaatatctttcctttgatacccatatcggccaaacaaattctaaagtcagccgtggtccacctatatggctatatccctaaatggcgtccacctatagaactaagcccacgccttttaaaattctcattaacatatttcatttgatacccatatcggccaaacaaattctagagtcagccctggtccacctttatggctatatccctaaatggcgtccacctatagaactatggcccacccctcttaaaatactctttaatacattccagggttactctaggtacattttcctacatggtaattttcccttattttgtctccatggctctcagctgagtatgtaactttcggttacacccgtacttagcGTTCATTActtgttaaaatcaaaacttgcGGGTAAAGCCCGGGAAGCAATACCAaggcaagtaacttcagttaattaaattaaagtagctgtacgtagtaggatcaagccagacaactcgaaaattgtagcagggaaaattgcagcattgcacgttaacaataacagttatacagattttgccaaaaaagttgaagaattagctgactcacttgagcggtctcttattactgaagggatcactcaagcgaaagggcatgaaatggcagtcgaacaaacggttaacgtgtgtcgtttaaatgcaaaatccaatttagtcaaaactattttagcctcaacggcatttactgatccgaaagacgtagtagcaaaagtaattgtagaaaaaaacaacgaagtaacagagcgtcaggttctagctttccgatcgcgtggtaacaatactttcacaaattcacgtggtagttatggTGGTTTTTACACAAATCacagctatactggttatagaaataatagttcattttcatacaatagcaaccgtaacggtaacaatagtcaGCAATATCGATATGATaatagaaatagataccaaaatagtaatAACAGTAATACTCGTTCAAAGTCAAATTCAAAATCAAacacaaataatagtaacaacagaaggaacaattcaagatcgtcaaacgaTAGAGGTATAAACACAaacgtacgcgctttaaacgtgtgtgcccctcaggagcgaacacttggggaggacgaactaagccagtaagcgaatTTCCTTCACCAGTAGGCATctactgtttaaatttaaattattgagatttcatagaattaccaCTTAAcgggtcacaaaaattttgttctttcttagtatACACTCaggcagacatttctttaataaaaatatcatgtatagacagtaatatttccttaaatacaaacgacattatcaacaaattaaaatttttcaaacttttctcttaaacataccttacatgtagtaaatcaagactttaatattccatccgatggcatattgggtaaagattttctgaaaattaacaaatgcattattaattatgaaagaaacagaATTTCCTTTttggtaggtaatgaaaaagtcgcgataccaatcctgcatggaacagaaagcgacagttgtatcattcctcccagatctGAAATATTCAgaatttttgatttaggagattcacccgagccacttttcgtggactcgcaagAATTTGAAAAGGGCGTTTttacagctaggtgcattgttaattcctgtaaaccaataattaaagtcataaacactacggatgatgtaaagtatgtgaaaagaaacagtattcggacagaaaaactttcaaattacaatgttgttacggtctgctgctacggtctacggctacgatccacttgggagcgtgttcacgcgaacccacctagcgatgtggcgaaagtggcgataaaaaaaaaaaaaaatatcgaagacaaggaaaaagacagaccggccatcactacgaaAAAAGCTTCCTTTTTTTTTAGATTGAGTTTCCGGCAGGATAGAtacggaaaaaagaaaaaaaatttggttggaaGATCCTAACCTTATTTTTTGAAGTTGGAAAAAATTTTGGTTGCCACTAGCGTTGGGATCGGTTGTGTCGCGAGTGGTGGGCAGGTGGCTATAACTGGTGAGATTAGCTTGCACAACCAAGGTAATACAAGCGAATGAGCAACGTGGAAATAACTATGGGCGTAGATGTTTGCATCGAGGTTGAAAAACAAAACCATATCTAAAACGTGAAACTGCCATCAGCTCAACGCACCTAAATTCCTTACGCCAAAAGTGCTAATAGTTTCgtcgaaatatgaatttaaattcACTAAGGCTGGAGAGCAGCAACCAGAACAGGAAATTTTAAATACTGTACATGCGCTCAATTTGAGAATATTAAACCACGTGAATTTGGGTGGTGTAGTAAAATTTTCGAAAGTCGagaggcaacaacaacaatagaaagaaaagaaaaggggtTTTCCACCACACTTAAAAGTCGGGAACCTCAAGCGCCACCAACCGCCACCAACAGCACCACTACCGCGCGCTAAGGGCGCATGCTACCACAAAGCACCAACAACTGCCACCAAAGCACTGGCGCGCTACCACCATAAGCGCAAAATTCACGCTCTATCACCGCAAAAGGGCGCTACCCCTCGAccgcgccaaccacgagcgcaactaCCACGGGACTCCGCCGAACACACGCGCAACCACCACCAGACTTACAGACAccaccagttacaacaacaacagcagggccgcaaTTACAGTGCTGCAACAATAGCGCCGACAACTACCAGATTCGACAACAACTACAGCCCTGCAGCAACAACAGCGCAAACAcctcaccagcaacaac contains:
- the LOC137240424 gene encoding RRP12-like protein — its product is MRRENRKQLNEKDKNDDEDSEDEFVAVLEKKSVTIDDILADSDSDLPEDMDIEDGAHDKSDKKKEKRKSSMYFHT